One genomic window of Cannabis sativa cultivar Pink pepper isolate KNU-18-1 chromosome 2, ASM2916894v1, whole genome shotgun sequence includes the following:
- the LOC115710939 gene encoding uncharacterized protein LOC115710939, which translates to MKDKYGIKMNYMKAWRSKERAQTQLHGNAKESYNLLPRYLYMLRKTNPNIEKDDDDSFKYAFVALNAAIKGWPNCKPIIVVDGTFLKAAYGGTLLTANTQDAESKIFPLASCIVDSENDKSWEWFLKKIREAFGVRECQCLISDGHESIIKATRKVFPEITHGYASSTSCRTSKQNSRKMQSISECHSLRYKSLHEMEFEFHMRELDNLDKRIRPYTEKIGHEKWSRYHSENNR; encoded by the exons ATGAAAGACAAATACGGAATAAAGATGAATTACATGAAAGCATGGCGTAGTAAAGAGCGAGCACAAACCCAGCTACATGGAAATGCTAAAGAGTCGTACAATCTCTTGCCTAGATACCTGTACATGCTACGGAAAACAAATCcga ACATAGAGAAAGATGATGATGACAGTTTCAAATATGCATTTGTTGCATTGAATGCTGCTATAAAAGGTTGGCCAAACTGCAAACCAATCATCGTGGTAGACGGTACATTCCTAAAGGCCGCGTATGGAGGCACGTTGCTCACTGCCAACACACAAGATGCAGAATCTAAAATTTTTCCACTAGCATCTTGCATAGTTGATTCCGAGAACGATAAATCGTGGGAGtggttcttaaaaaaaataagagaagcaTTCGGGGTTCGAGAATGTCAATGCCTAATATCGGACGGACATGAAAGCATCATCAAAGCAACTAGGAAAGTGTTCCCCGAAATAACACATGGCTACGCATCTTCCACCTCTTGTCGAACCTCGaaacaaaattcaagaaaaatgcAAAGCATTTCGGAGTGCCATTCTTTGCGGTACAAAAGCTTACACGAAATGGAGTTTGAATTCCATATGAGGGAGCTAGACAACTTGGATAAGCGCATAAGACCGTACACGGAGAAAATTGGCCATGAAAAATGGTCAAGGTATCATTCAGAAAACAACAGGTGA
- the LOC133034770 gene encoding uncharacterized protein LOC133034770, giving the protein MECLRAQMQEWTYNNRKEAQKCTTRLTPSSEKKLIGNYVQSLRLTVKPANQNLFEVIDEDRTRIVNLKEKTCTCNRFQKDEMPCNHAVAVMKDLNINTYNYCAQYYTSKAWLQTYDETVYPVGNVREWELPDFFEEIIVLPPKERIKSGRPRKRRMAAAWETKKQNKCGKCGQKGHNKKTCRRITDIEVETTTHQPKNNYIKTFRKHILHITIGCYIHFFIVIFYVERY; this is encoded by the exons ATGGAGTGCTTGAGGGCACAAATGCAAGAGTGGACATACAATAATAGAAAGGAGGCACAAAAATGCACAACAAGGCTGACACCATCATCTGAGAAAAAACTCATAGGGAACTATGTACAGTCATTGCGACTAACA GTGAAACCAGCAAACCAGAACCTGTTTGAGGTGATAGATGAAGACAGAACAAGAATAGTAAACTTGAAGGAGAAGACGTGCACATGCAATAGATTTCAAAAAGATGAAATGCCATGTAACCATGCAGTCGCCGTCATGAAGGACTTgaacataaacacatacaactaCTGTGCACAATACTACACATCAAAAGCATGGCTGCAAACATATGACGAAACAGTATACCCAGTTGGAAACGTAAGAGAATGGGAACTTCCagatttttttgaagaaatcaTAGTGTTGCCTCCAAAGGAGAGAATCAAGTCTGGAAGGCCGAGGAAAAGAAGAATGGCAGCAGCTTGGgaaacaaagaaacaaaacaagTGTGGCAAGTGTGGACAAAAGGGACATAACAAAAAGACCTGCAGAAGAATTACGGACATAGAAGTGGAAACAACTACAcatcaaccaaaaaacaactatattaaaacatttagaaaacaCATACTGCATATTACGATTGGTTGttacatacatttttttattgtgattttttatgtggagagatattga